Genomic DNA from Desulfonema ishimotonii:
GGAGGATGTGCCTGCCGAAGTGATTGAAAAGGAAAAAGAGATCTATCGCGGCCAGGCGCTGGAGATGGGCAAGCCGGAGCAGGTGGTCGATAAGATTGTTCAGGGCAAGCTGGACAAGTTCATCAAAGATTCCTGCCTGATGAACCAGGGGTATGTCAAGAACCCTGAAATGAGCGTGACCGATTACCTGAACGAGATGATCGCTAAGACGGGTGAGAATATCACGATCAGACGGTTTGCCCGCTTTCAGTTAGGAGATTAATTTTGGCGACTCCGAAGTACAGGCGGATTGTATTGAAGCTGAGTGGCGAGGCGCTGATGGGGGATCAGTCCTTTGGCATCGCGCCGGATATCATTCAGTATGTGGCCGATGAAATCCGCTCCGTCACGGCGATGGGTGTTGAGGTCGCCGTGGTTGTGGGCGGCGGGAATATTTTCAGAGGCATTGCCGCCAGCTCATACAATATGGACCGGGCCTCTGCGGACCATATGGGGATGCTGGCCACAGTGATCAACAGCCTCGCACTTCAGGATGCCATGGAACAGAAAGGGGTGGTGACGCGGGTCCAGACGGCCATTTCCATGCATGAGGTGGCCGAGCCGTATATTCTGCGCAGGGCAGTCCGTCATCTTGAAAAGGGGCGGGTGGTCATCTTTGCCGCCGGCACCGGCAACCCCTATTTCACCACGGATACTGCCGCCGTTCTGAGGGGGCAGGAGGTCCACGCGGAGATCCTGCTCAAGGCGACCAAGGTCAGCGGTCTTTATACCGCAGACCCGGTGGTCCACTCTGACGCCGAGCTGATCCCGGAGATTTCCTACATGGAGGTTCTGGAGAGACAGCTCCGGGTGATGGACATGACGGCCATTTCCCTGGCGATGGATAATGATTTGCCCCTTGTTGTGTTTAACCTCAGTGATGCGGGCAGCATGAAGCGCATTGTCTGTGGTGAGACCGTCGGTTCTCTGATCCGTAACTGATGGACCCGACAGATATATTTTTTCGGGACGCCCTGCGTCCCGAAAGTTTATTC
This window encodes:
- the pyrH gene encoding UMP kinase, which translates into the protein MATPKYRRIVLKLSGEALMGDQSFGIAPDIIQYVADEIRSVTAMGVEVAVVVGGGNIFRGIAASSYNMDRASADHMGMLATVINSLALQDAMEQKGVVTRVQTAISMHEVAEPYILRRAVRHLEKGRVVIFAAGTGNPYFTTDTAAVLRGQEVHAEILLKATKVSGLYTADPVVHSDAELIPEISYMEVLERQLRVMDMTAISLAMDNDLPLVVFNLSDAGSMKRIVCGETVGSLIRN